From Stigmatopora nigra isolate UIUO_SnigA chromosome 17, RoL_Snig_1.1, whole genome shotgun sequence, a single genomic window includes:
- the hspa5 gene encoding endoplasmic reticulum chaperone BiP produces MKFLWLLLVAAASTVYGDDDDKRENVGTVIGIDLGTTYSCVGVFKNGRVEIIANDQGNRITPSYVAFTSEGERLIGDAAKNQLTSNPENTVFDAKRLMGRTWADASVQQDIKYLPFQVNDKKSKPHIQVDVGGGQMKTFAPEEISAMVLTKMKETAEAYLGKKVTHAVVTVPAYFNDAQRQATKDAGTIAGLNVMRIINEPTAAAIAYGLDKRDGEKNILVFDLGGGTFDVSLLTIDNGVFEVVATNGDTHLGGEDFDQRVMEHFIKLYKKKTGKDVRKDNRAVQKLRREVEKAKRALSAQHQSRIEIESFFEGEDFSETLTRAKFEELNIDLFRSTMKPVQKVLEDSDLKKSDIDEIVLVGGSTRIPKIQQLVKEFFNGKEPSRGINPDEAVAYGAAVQAGVLSGEEDTGDVVLLDVCPLTLGIETVGGVMTKLIPRNTVVPTKKSQIFSTASDNQPTVTIKVYEGERPLTKDNHLLGTFDLTGIPPAPRGVPQIEVTFEIDVNGILRVTAEDKGTGNKNKITITNDQNRLTPEDIERMVNDAERFADEDKKLKERIDSRNELESYAYSLKNQIGDKEKLGGKLSDEDKETIEKAVEEKIEWMESHQEAEIEDYQAKKKELEEVVQPIMTKLYGSSGGAPPEGAENKDEL; encoded by the exons ATGAAGTTCCTGTGGCTGTTACTGGTGGCGGCCGCCAGCACTGTCTATGGTGACGATGACGACAAAAGGGAGAATGTTGGCACTGTCATTGGTATCGACTTGGGCACCACCTACTCATG CGTGGGCGTCTTCAAAAACGGCCGTGTCGAGATCATCGCCAATGACCAAGGCAACCGCATCACCCCGTCCTATGTGGCGTTCACTAGCGAAGGCGAGCGTCTAATCGGCGATGCCGCAAAGAACCAGTTGACGTCCAACCCCGAGAACACAGTGTTTGACGCCAAGAGATTGATGGGTCGCACATGGGCCGACGCCTCTGTGCAACAAGACATCAAGTACCTGCCTTTCCAG GTGAATGACAAGAAGAGCAAGCCCCATATTCAAGTTGACGTTGGCGGTGGTCAGATGAAGACCTTTGCCCCAGAGGAGATCTCTGCTATGGTGCTGACCAAGATGAAGGAGACGGCTGAGGCATATCTTGGCAAGAAG GTCACCCACGCCGTGGTCACTGTCCCTGCCTACTTTAATGATGCTCAGCGCCAAGCGACTAAAGATGCTGGTACCATCGCCGGGCTTAACGTGATGAGAATTATCAATGAGCC AACCGCTGCCGCCATTGCCTATGGTTTGGACAAAAGGGACGGCGAGAAGAACATCCTGGTGTTCGACTTGGGTGGTGGCACCTTTGACGTTTCTCTGCTGACCATTGACAATGGCGTTTTTGAGGTGGTGGCCACCAATGGCGACACCCACTTGGGAGGCGAGGACTTTGACCAACGTGTCATGGAGCACTTCATTAAGCTGTACAAGAAGAAGACTGGCAAGGACGTGCGCAAGGACAACCGTGCCGTGCAGAAGCTGCGTCGCGAAGTGGAGAAGGCCAAGCGGGCACTGTCCGCTCAACACCAGTCCCGCATCGAGATCGAGTCTTTCTTTGAGGGCGAGGACTTCTCTGAAACCTTGACCAGGGCCAAGTTTGAGGAGCTCAACATT GATCTGTTCCGTTCCACCATGAAACCTGTTCAAAAAGTGCTGGAGGATTCTGACCTAAAAAAGTCTGACATCGATGAGATCGTCCTGGTTGGCGGCTCCACTCGTATCCCTAAAATCCAGCAACTGGTGAAGGAGTTCTTCAATGGAAAGGAGCCTTCCAGAGGCATCAACCCCGACGAGGCCGTTGCTTATGGCGCTGCTGTACAGGCTGGCGTCCTATCAGGAGAGGAGGATACCG GAGATGTGGTCCTTCTGGATGTATGCCCTCTCACTCTTGGAATTGAGACTGTGGGAGGAGTCATGACCAAGCTGATCCCCAGAAACACTGTGGTGCCCACCAAGAAGTCTCAGATTTTCTCCACAGCATCTGACAACCAGCCTACAGTCACCATCAAGGTCTATGAAG GTGAGCGTCCTCTGACAAAGGACAACCACTTGCTGGGCACATTCGACTTGACTGGCATCCCTCCGGCTCCACGTGGCGTGCCACAGATCGAGGTCACCTTCGAAATCGACGTCAACGGCATTCTCCGAGTCACGGCTGAAGACAAAGGAACTGGCAATAAGAACAAGATCACCATCACCAACGACCAGAATCGCCTAACTCCCGAAGACATCGAGCGCATGGTGAACGACGCGGAGCGTTTTGCCGACGAGGACAAGAAGCTGAAGGAGCGCATCGACTCCCGTAACGAGCTGGAGAGCTACGCCTACTCCCTGAAGAACCAGATTGGCGACAAGGAGAAGCTCGGCGGCAAGTTGTCGGATGAAGACAAGGAGACCATTGAGAAGGCTGTGGAGGAGAAAATTGAATGGATGGAGTCGCACCAAGAAGCAGAGATTGAGGACTACCAGGCCAAGAAGAAGGAACTGGAAGAGGTGGTGCAACCCATTATGACCAAGCTCTACGGCAGCTCAGGCGGAGCACCACCCGAAGGCGCTGAAAATAAGGATGAGCTTTAG
- the rabepk gene encoding rab9 effector protein with kelch motifs translates to MGLLPVLETGMMPQKGLWYSLIPSGRSPDVSVGHTCTFWPGDGNNGRILIVGGANPNGSYSHTHAMKLGVLMETNKEDLQWDLLPWQSLKARYEHCAFVPGNPPQSLWVFGGAEQSSNHNCIQKIKVAESKASWEEVTVMGEPPSPRTYHTNSAFAGPLLFVFCGGEAGASPIPDQKLHIFNTVTSTWTQPETQGAKPPIRHGHVIVAVGSKIYIHGGMANNDFLDDMYSIDISNMEWQLVQPIGDIPPGVAAHSAMALGKNIYILGGLTADGASNDMYMFETELNSWTRMKFEGDLPSSRLDHCMCLLPWKVNEVGNKVQAQAGTQNTVLEETVYLAFVFGGMDTQGVIFNDCVVTVVT, encoded by the exons ATGGGGCTTCTCCCGGTGCTTGAAACTGGAATGATGCCCCAAAAAGGATTGTG gtATTCCTTGATCCCAAGTGGGAGGTCCCCAGATGTGAGCGTTGGGCACACCTGTACATTCTGGCCAGGGGACGGAAACAATGGAAGGATCCTTATAGTAGGGGGAGCAAATCCAAATGGCAGCTACTCGCATACTCACGCCATGAAGCTGGGTGTGCTCATGGAAACTAATAAAG AGGATCTTCAGTGGGATCTGTTGCCTTGGCAGAGTCTGAAAGCTCGATATGAGCACTGCGCGTTCGTTCCTGGGAACCCACCGCAAAGCTTGTGGGTGTTTGGGGGTGCGGAACAGAGTAGCAATCATAACTGCATCCAGAAAATCAAAGtagcag AAAGCAAGGCCAGCTGGGAGGAGGTCACAGTAATGGGCGAGCCCCCAAGTCCGAGGACGTATCACACCAACTCAGCCTTTGCTGGTCCCttattatttgtgttttgtggAGGAGAAGCAGGAGCTTCACCGATTCCAGATCAAAAACTTCACATCTTCAATACCG TTACTTCCACCTGGACACAGCCAGAAACGCAAGGTGCAAAGCCACCAATCAGGCACGGTCATGTTATAGTGGCAGTTGGATCGAAGATCTACATTCATGGCGGAATGGCGAACAATGATTTCTTGGATGATATGTACTCTATTGATATAA GTAATATGGAATGGCAATTGGTGCAGCCCATAGGAGACATTCCACCTGGCGTAGCGGCCCACTCTGCGATGGCGCTGGGCAAAAACATTTACATCCTTGGTGGGCTGACTGCAGACGGAGCCAGCAACGACATGTACATGTTTGAAACAG aGCTAAATTCATGGACCAGAATGAAATTTGAGGGGGATTTGCCTTCAAGCCGTCTGGACCACTGCATGTGTTTGCTTCCATGGAAAGTGAATGAGGTAGGAAATAAAGTCCAAGCTCAAGCAGGCACACAGAATACAGTTCTAGAAGAGACAGTGTACTTGGCTTTTGTATTTGGTGGGATGGACACACAGGGTGTCATATTTAACGACTGTGTTGTCACTGTGGTGACATGA